The Methylomicrobium agile genome has a segment encoding these proteins:
- the cyoE gene encoding heme o synthase, which translates to MTSLSPALAWKKYLTLCKPNVVLEMLFTAIVGMLLAVPGMPPLDTLAYSVVGIALAASSAAAINQFIDRKADAEMRRTENRPLPKGELSASQVIAFAAVLGIASMALLVTKVNVLTAVLTFVSLFGYAFIYTVYLKRLTPQNIVIGGIFGATPPLLGWAAMTNQVHPYALLLMLIIFVWTPPHFWALAIARREEYAKVNIPMLPVTHGNEFTRLQILLYTVLLLIVTVLLYLTGMSGLIYLAAAVLLGSIFIYYAVLMMRRKDNKTAMQTFAYSIIYLTVLFAVLLLDHYVMIRP; encoded by the coding sequence ATGACGAGCCTCTCTCCGGCCCTGGCCTGGAAAAAATACCTGACCCTGTGCAAACCGAACGTGGTCCTGGAAATGCTGTTTACCGCGATCGTCGGCATGCTGCTGGCGGTGCCCGGCATGCCGCCGCTGGACACGCTGGCTTACAGTGTTGTCGGGATCGCTTTGGCCGCCTCTTCGGCCGCCGCGATTAACCAGTTTATCGACCGCAAGGCCGACGCTGAAATGCGCCGGACCGAAAACCGGCCGCTGCCCAAAGGCGAACTTTCCGCGTCACAAGTGATCGCGTTCGCCGCAGTTCTCGGCATCGCGTCGATGGCGCTGCTGGTAACTAAGGTCAACGTGCTGACCGCGGTTTTGACCTTTGTATCGCTGTTCGGCTATGCGTTCATTTACACCGTCTACCTGAAACGGTTGACCCCGCAAAACATCGTGATCGGCGGCATCTTCGGGGCGACTCCGCCGCTCTTGGGCTGGGCCGCGATGACCAACCAAGTACATCCTTACGCGCTGCTGCTGATGCTGATCATCTTCGTCTGGACGCCGCCGCATTTCTGGGCACTCGCGATCGCCCGGCGCGAAGAGTACGCCAAAGTGAACATTCCGATGCTGCCGGTGACCCACGGCAACGAATTCACGCGCCTGCAGATTCTGCTGTATACGGTGCTGCTGCTGATCGTGACCGTGCTGCTGTATCTGACCGGCATGTCCGGCCTGATTTATCTCGCCGCGGCGGTACTGTTGGGATCGATCTTCATTTATTACGCCGTGCTGATGATGCGGCGGAAGGACAACAAGACCGCGATGCAGACCTTCGCCTATTCGATCATCTACCTCACCGTGCTGTTCGCGGTGCTGCTGCTCGATCATTATGTCATGATAAGACCATGA
- a CDS encoding glycosyl transferase family protein, translating into MTFSHHLQTSSPEHPFAETIRILGKGKHGSRPLTQDEAYRAMRMILADEVLPIQLGAFLMLMRVKEETPEELAGFAQAARESFTVGDTQNLADLDWSTYAGKRRHLPWYLLSALLLAENGVKVLMHGAKGPATGRLYTEDMLDVLGLSPAHSIAEAKRQLAERSFSYLPLEHFCPKLHEIIELRPILGLRSPVHTLVRLLNPLDADYSIQGIFHPGYRPVHQLAAQLLKQPHAAVLKGEGGETERNPDMSCLVQSVHCGELFDEEWPALFAKRHVKPETLDPAQLVKVWRGEARDEFAEASVIGTCAVALKLLGKADTQEAAQQLAAIYWERRNKGKT; encoded by the coding sequence ATGACTTTCTCCCACCACTTGCAAACGTCTTCGCCCGAACATCCGTTTGCCGAAACCATCCGGATTCTCGGCAAGGGCAAGCACGGCTCGCGCCCGCTGACGCAGGATGAAGCCTACCGGGCGATGCGGATGATCCTGGCGGACGAAGTGCTGCCGATCCAACTCGGCGCCTTTCTGATGCTGATGCGGGTGAAGGAAGAAACGCCGGAAGAGCTGGCCGGTTTCGCGCAGGCCGCGCGCGAGTCGTTCACTGTGGGCGACACGCAGAATCTCGCCGATCTGGACTGGTCGACCTACGCGGGCAAACGTCGGCATCTGCCCTGGTATCTGCTGTCGGCGCTCCTGCTCGCCGAAAACGGCGTGAAGGTTTTGATGCACGGCGCCAAGGGACCGGCGACCGGACGGCTTTATACCGAAGACATGCTCGACGTGCTGGGGCTTTCGCCCGCGCACTCGATCGCCGAGGCCAAACGACAGTTGGCCGAACGTTCGTTCAGCTATCTGCCCCTGGAACATTTCTGCCCGAAACTGCACGAGATCATCGAACTGCGCCCGATTCTGGGCCTGCGTTCGCCGGTACACACGCTGGTGCGGCTGTTGAACCCGCTCGACGCCGACTACAGCATCCAGGGCATCTTCCATCCCGGCTACCGGCCCGTGCACCAACTCGCCGCGCAGTTGCTGAAGCAGCCGCACGCCGCCGTGCTGAAAGGCGAAGGCGGCGAGACCGAGCGTAATCCGGACATGAGCTGCCTCGTGCAAAGCGTGCATTGCGGCGAACTGTTCGACGAGGAATGGCCGGCCTTATTTGCGAAGCGCCACGTCAAACCCGAAACGCTCGATCCGGCCCAACTGGTCAAAGTCTGGCGAGGCGAAGCGCGGGACGAATTTGCCGAGGCCTCCGTCATAGGCACGTGCGCCGTCGCCTTGAAACTGCTGGGCAAGGCGGATACACAGGAGGCCGCGCAGCAACTGGCGGCAATATATTGGGAACGCCGCAATAAAGGTAAAACATAA
- a CDS encoding glycoside hydrolase family 5 protein: MTNAIPLVVERPGHAVDDIAWLAGVGINAVRIPVGHWLFGPDYPYHRAYGAAAHPFVVGGLGILDRAFDWAETYGLQIVLDLHAAPGCQNGFDNGGIKDVCEWHTRPEYLEHSLNVLEKLAERYRGRSALHAIEVLNEPRWDVPTDYLKRYSQSGYERIRKHCRPEDVAVVFHDGFRSFREYTGFMAGPEFGNVVFDIHRYQCFDRADIDLDIYGHIEKSAITWKQEADEIIRELRLPTYVGEWSLGLNPHVVSLWEEGPFNYTLEHMDRFQMDVGYRAYAAAQVATFEKYLGWFFWTYKTETAPEWCFRECVERGWLPARFD; the protein is encoded by the coding sequence GTGACTAATGCCATACCCCTTGTAGTCGAACGACCAGGGCATGCCGTTGACGATATTGCCTGGCTGGCCGGCGTCGGCATCAATGCGGTCAGGATTCCGGTCGGGCATTGGCTGTTCGGGCCCGATTATCCTTACCATCGCGCCTACGGCGCTGCGGCGCATCCTTTCGTCGTCGGCGGCCTCGGTATTCTCGACCGTGCTTTCGACTGGGCGGAAACCTATGGATTACAGATCGTGCTCGACCTGCACGCGGCGCCGGGTTGCCAGAACGGCTTCGATAACGGCGGCATCAAGGACGTCTGCGAATGGCATACGCGGCCGGAATATCTGGAACATTCGCTGAACGTGCTCGAAAAACTGGCCGAACGCTACCGGGGCCGTTCCGCGCTGCATGCGATCGAGGTGTTGAACGAACCCCGCTGGGACGTCCCGACCGACTATCTGAAGCGCTACAGCCAGTCGGGCTATGAAAGAATCCGGAAGCATTGCCGGCCCGAAGACGTCGCGGTCGTTTTTCATGACGGTTTCCGTTCGTTCCGCGAATATACCGGATTTATGGCCGGGCCCGAATTCGGGAATGTGGTGTTCGATATCCATCGTTACCAGTGTTTCGACCGCGCCGACATCGACCTGGACATCTACGGGCATATCGAAAAATCGGCCATTACCTGGAAACAGGAAGCCGACGAGATTATTCGGGAACTGCGCCTGCCGACCTATGTCGGGGAATGGAGCTTGGGACTTAACCCGCATGTGGTTTCTTTGTGGGAGGAAGGCCCCTTCAACTATACTCTCGAGCACATGGATAGATTCCAAATGGATGTCGGCTACCGCGCCTACGCGGCTGCGCAGGTGGCCACCTTCGAAAAATATCTCGGCTGGTTTTTTTGGACCTACAAAACCGAAACCGCGCCGGAATGGTGCTTCCGGGAATGCGTCGAAAGAGGCTGGCTGCCGGCGCGGTTTGATTGA
- a CDS encoding DUF2829 domain-containing protein, whose product MTREDLLITGVKGEIYPCKRDIFEVTYEPADPKTAIGLNFGEAIAALKAGKKVARQGWNGKGMWLVLMPGLFLPPFNSQEPGAKVNDRTAKHISKDTPLDCQPYIVMWTALKQWQPGWLASQADMLAEDWVVVE is encoded by the coding sequence ATGACCCGCGAGGACCTGCTGATCACCGGCGTGAAGGGCGAAATCTACCCGTGCAAACGGGACATTTTCGAAGTGACCTATGAGCCGGCCGATCCCAAAACGGCAATCGGCTTGAATTTCGGTGAAGCGATTGCGGCACTGAAGGCGGGCAAAAAGGTCGCCCGCCAAGGTTGGAACGGCAAAGGCATGTGGCTGGTATTGATGCCGGGTTTATTTTTGCCGCCCTTCAACTCGCAAGAGCCAGGCGCCAAAGTCAATGACAGGACCGCGAAGCACATTAGTAAAGATACGCCGCTGGATTGTCAGCCCTACATCGTAATGTGGACCGCATTAAAGCAGTGGCAACCGGGCTGGTTAGCCAGTCAGGCCGACATGCTCGCAGAAGATTGGGTTGTCGTCGAATGA